The Pseudanabaena galeata CCNP1313 genome includes a region encoding these proteins:
- a CDS encoding ABC transporter permease: MSDTSLGWMSVPLAIIAGTLRGSAPFLFVSLGECLTEKAGKINLGLEGTLLTGAMTAYAVSFLTKSPWLGVLAAGLSGVGLGLIHAWLSQRPKVSDVAVGIAMIIFGSGIAFFFGKAFIQPKAIPLPVLEWGNWSSFPQVQAALKVSPLLLIGIAIAPLMQWFFSSTRWGLYVRAVGDSPSAARAMGISVVGVRTCAIVAGSFLAGIGGASLSLYFPGLWAENISSGQGLMAVALVIFARWQPIHCLWAALLFGGAQAIGPALQAVGFDSYYYLFNAMPYIMTLIITIATCSPRRTLTGSPGALGTNE, from the coding sequence ATGTCAGATACTTCACTAGGCTGGATGAGCGTACCTCTGGCGATCATCGCAGGTACACTCAGAGGAAGCGCACCATTTCTATTTGTTAGTTTAGGTGAATGTCTTACTGAAAAAGCTGGCAAGATTAATCTTGGTCTAGAAGGAACACTGCTCACTGGGGCAATGACCGCATATGCAGTTTCTTTTTTGACCAAATCACCTTGGTTAGGAGTCTTAGCGGCTGGTTTGTCAGGTGTTGGACTGGGATTAATTCATGCATGGTTATCGCAACGCCCTAAGGTAAGCGATGTCGCTGTTGGTATTGCGATGATTATTTTTGGTAGTGGAATTGCGTTCTTCTTTGGCAAAGCCTTTATTCAACCCAAAGCGATTCCGTTGCCTGTACTTGAGTGGGGCAATTGGAGCAGCTTTCCTCAAGTTCAAGCCGCTCTGAAAGTGAGTCCATTGCTATTAATTGGTATTGCGATCGCACCATTAATGCAATGGTTTTTTAGCTCGACACGGTGGGGTTTATATGTACGTGCTGTAGGTGATAGCCCCAGTGCAGCCAGAGCAATGGGAATTTCCGTTGTGGGTGTGCGTACCTGCGCGATCGTCGCAGGTAGCTTTCTGGCTGGTATCGGTGGCGCAAGTTTATCGCTGTATTTCCCCGGACTTTGGGCTGAGAATATTTCAAGTGGTCAAGGATTAATGGCGGTTGCTCTTGTAATTTTTGCCAGATGGCAGCCAATTCATTGTCTATGGGCAGCTTTGCTGTTTGGTGGAGCGCAAGCTATCGGACCAGCTCTTCAGGCAGTTGGATTTGATTCTTACTATTACTTATTCAATGCCATGCCCTACATTATGACTTTAATCATCACGATCGCTACTTGTTCGCCACGAAGGACATTAACTGGTTCTCCAGGAGCGTTAGGTACAAATGAATAA
- a CDS encoding ABC transporter permease: MNIRDRWRSTSENFLLPLGALLASLVIFGIFCAVQGKNPIAIYGTIYSSAFGNSFSWQGTLIRAAPLMLTCLCTALPAMLGLTIIGNEGALIVGGLGAIAVGLSVASLPSILVQIGMAMGGIIAGGLWIMFVGAIKYYRGVNETISSLLMNYIAIAVLNTLVEGPMRDPSTLNKPSSFPLSAINMLQSIPNTRVHYGLIYGLVACAIAYFLIHRTTFGFSVRTVGGNIRAAKIAGLPVGKLTLIVSFLGGSCAGLAGMVEVAAIHGSANASLISGYGYSGILVAFIARQNPLVAVLVAVLMGGILASGSALQRSFGLPDATVLLFQGIVFLAILFSESLYGRFDFFKDREPEVKIDASATVV; this comes from the coding sequence ATGAATATACGCGATCGCTGGCGTTCAACATCTGAGAATTTTCTGCTTCCCTTAGGAGCCTTACTTGCTTCCTTAGTCATTTTCGGGATTTTTTGTGCCGTCCAAGGGAAAAATCCAATCGCAATTTATGGAACAATTTATTCATCTGCGTTTGGTAATAGCTTCTCTTGGCAAGGAACCTTAATTCGAGCAGCTCCTTTAATGCTTACCTGTTTATGCACGGCTCTACCAGCGATGCTGGGATTGACGATAATTGGCAATGAAGGAGCTTTAATTGTTGGTGGACTGGGCGCGATCGCTGTTGGTCTATCGGTCGCTTCTTTACCCTCTATTCTGGTACAGATTGGAATGGCGATGGGCGGTATTATTGCGGGTGGTCTATGGATTATGTTTGTAGGTGCGATTAAGTACTATCGCGGTGTTAATGAAACTATTAGTAGTTTGTTGATGAATTACATTGCGATCGCAGTGCTTAACACCTTAGTAGAAGGACCAATGCGCGATCCTTCCACCTTAAATAAACCCTCTAGCTTTCCACTTTCGGCAATTAATATGCTGCAAAGTATTCCCAATACCAGAGTGCATTACGGTCTAATTTATGGATTAGTTGCCTGTGCGATCGCTTATTTTTTGATTCATCGCACCACTTTTGGATTTTCAGTACGCACCGTCGGCGGCAATATTCGCGCTGCTAAAATCGCAGGCTTACCAGTTGGCAAACTTACATTAATCGTCAGTTTCTTGGGAGGTTCCTGTGCTGGTCTGGCAGGCATGGTGGAAGTAGCCGCTATTCATGGCAGTGCAAATGCCTCACTAATTTCTGGCTATGGCTATAGCGGTATTTTAGTTGCATTTATCGCCAGACAAAATCCCTTAGTTGCGGTACTTGTTGCTGTATTGATGGGAGGTATTCTGGCAAGTGGAAGCGCTCTACAGAGATCGTTTGGACTTCCAGATGCTACGGTTTTGCTATTTCAAGGCATCGTATTCTTAGCTATTCTCTTTAGTGAATCTCTTTATGGTCGCTTTGACTTCTTTAAAGATAGAGAACCAGAAGTTAAGATTGACGCATCTGCAACTGTTGTTTAA
- a CDS encoding BMP family ABC transporter substrate-binding protein: MSPIYIPRRKFIRGAIATAAFGATSQLWVGCTEQTPTTGNTGSPTTAGATLLNIGFIYVGPKDDFGYSQAHFEGETAIAKIPDVKTYSEASVAETAVVQETMLGMINQNGVTALFPTSFGYFDPHILKLAPENPKVQFFHCGGLYTEGKTPKNIGSYYGYIDEAQYVAGVVAGLSTKSGKLGFVAAKPIPQVVRNINSYTLGARSVNPKATVQVIFTGDWSVPVKEAEASNSMIDQGVDVLTCHVDSPKVVMETAEKRKIFCTGYHTNQASLAPNGYLTGAEWDWTNVYTKYVELLKSGKTLMDGGIPHILRGGLKEGFCKVSPFGSAVSDAAKKEAETVMAKFKDGSMIIYAGEMKDNTGKVVIAKGKEYKQTDPDLEKMDWFVEGVIGSVKG; the protein is encoded by the coding sequence ATGAGTCCAATCTATATTCCCCGTCGCAAGTTTATCAGAGGCGCGATCGCTACAGCTGCTTTTGGTGCAACTTCTCAACTCTGGGTGGGCTGCACAGAGCAAACTCCCACAACAGGCAACACAGGTTCTCCTACCACAGCAGGAGCGACCCTATTGAATATTGGATTTATCTATGTTGGTCCAAAAGATGATTTCGGCTATAGTCAAGCTCACTTTGAAGGTGAAACGGCGATCGCCAAGATTCCTGACGTTAAAACATACAGTGAAGCAAGTGTTGCGGAAACTGCTGTAGTTCAAGAAACTATGCTCGGCATGATCAACCAAAATGGGGTCACAGCTCTTTTCCCCACATCTTTTGGCTACTTCGATCCGCACATTCTCAAATTAGCGCCAGAGAATCCCAAGGTGCAATTCTTCCATTGCGGTGGACTGTACACAGAAGGTAAAACTCCCAAAAACATCGGAAGTTACTATGGCTACATTGATGAAGCACAATATGTTGCTGGGGTCGTTGCAGGACTATCAACTAAGTCTGGTAAGCTAGGATTTGTAGCTGCTAAGCCAATTCCGCAGGTGGTTCGCAATATCAATAGCTACACCCTAGGCGCTCGTAGCGTTAATCCTAAAGCTACAGTTCAAGTAATCTTCACAGGTGATTGGTCAGTTCCAGTCAAAGAAGCTGAAGCCTCTAACAGCATGATCGATCAAGGTGTAGATGTCTTAACCTGTCACGTAGACAGTCCAAAAGTTGTGATGGAGACGGCAGAAAAACGGAAAATATTCTGCACAGGCTATCACACTAATCAAGCATCACTTGCTCCGAATGGATATCTAACTGGTGCAGAATGGGATTGGACTAATGTTTACACCAAGTATGTAGAGCTGCTCAAATCAGGTAAGACGCTTATGGATGGAGGTATTCCTCACATTTTGCGCGGTGGGCTTAAGGAAGGATTCTGTAAGGTGTCGCCATTTGGTAGTGCCGTTAGTGATGCGGCTAAGAAGGAAGCTGAAACCGTAATGGCTAAGTTCAAAGATGGCAGCATGATCATTTATGCTGGTGAAATGAAAGATAACACTGGCAAAGTTGTAATTGCTAAGGGCAAGGAATACAAACAGACAGATCCCGATCTGGAAAAGATGGATTGGTTTGTTGAAGGTGTAATCGGAAGCGTTAAAGGCTAA